A region from the Streptomyces tsukubensis genome encodes:
- a CDS encoding serine hydrolase domain-containing protein yields MGNGTGGFTAAGLRRLREVLERHVESGRIPGLVALVGRGEETHVEAVGTMCHDGGAPMRRDTIFRMASTTKPVAVAATMVLLDECRLRLDDPVDRWLPELAGRRVLVRPGGPLGDTVPARRPVTVRDLLTSTCGLGLDMTAKDSPMMREFFERGIYGTQWLLPAPGPDEWMRRLGTLPLLHQPGERWLYHVSDDVLGVLVARVTGRPFEAFLHERIFGPLGMKDTGFHVPAGKIDRLPPLYAPDPRTGEFHVADEAAGGHYSRPPAFPSGGGGLDSTVDDYHAYFRMLLGHGMHGTRRILSRPAVELMTTNRLTPGQLAAREDWARSVVHLSHGQGQHGGWGFGMAVRTYRGDYAPVGQFGWDGGAGTTVYADPHHRIVGILLTQTGMSTPDSARALHDFWTTLYQAVDD; encoded by the coding sequence ATGGGCAACGGCACCGGCGGCTTCACCGCGGCAGGGCTGCGCAGACTGCGCGAAGTACTGGAACGGCATGTGGAGTCCGGGCGGATTCCCGGGCTCGTCGCCCTGGTCGGCCGCGGCGAGGAGACCCACGTCGAAGCGGTCGGGACGATGTGCCACGACGGCGGCGCGCCGATGCGCCGGGACACCATCTTCCGGATGGCGTCCACGACCAAGCCCGTCGCGGTCGCCGCGACGATGGTCCTGCTGGACGAGTGCCGGCTGCGGCTGGACGACCCGGTGGACCGGTGGCTGCCCGAACTCGCCGGACGCAGGGTGCTCGTACGGCCCGGCGGACCGCTCGGCGACACCGTGCCGGCCCGGCGCCCGGTCACCGTGCGGGACCTGCTCACCTCCACCTGCGGGCTCGGACTGGACATGACGGCGAAGGACTCCCCGATGATGAGGGAGTTCTTCGAACGGGGGATCTACGGCACGCAGTGGCTGCTGCCGGCGCCCGGCCCGGACGAGTGGATGCGCCGCCTGGGCACCCTCCCGCTGCTGCACCAGCCCGGAGAGCGCTGGCTGTACCACGTCAGCGACGATGTGCTCGGCGTACTGGTGGCCAGGGTCACCGGCCGGCCGTTCGAGGCGTTCCTGCACGAACGCATCTTCGGCCCGCTGGGCATGAAGGACACCGGCTTCCACGTACCGGCCGGCAAGATCGACCGGCTGCCGCCCCTGTACGCCCCCGACCCGCGGACCGGGGAGTTCCACGTGGCCGACGAGGCCGCGGGGGGACACTACAGCCGGCCTCCCGCGTTCCCCTCCGGCGGCGGCGGACTCGACTCCACCGTCGACGACTACCACGCCTACTTCCGCATGCTGCTCGGCCACGGAATGCACGGCACCCGGCGGATCCTGTCCCGGCCCGCCGTGGAACTGATGACGACCAACCGGCTCACGCCCGGACAGCTGGCCGCCCGGGAGGACTGGGCCCGCAGCGTCGTCCATCTGTCGCACGGTCAGGGGCAGCACGGCGGCTGGGGCTTCGGGATGGCGGTCCGCACCTACCGCGGGGACTACGCGCCCGTCGGCCAGTTCGGCTGGGACGGCGGAGCCGGCACCACCGTGTACGCCGACCCGCACCACCGGATCGTCGGCATCCTGCTCACCCAGACCGGGATGTCCACCCCGGATTCGGCCCGCGCCCTCCACGACTTCTGGACCACCCTCTACCAGGCGGTCGACGACTGA
- a CDS encoding DUF1048 domain-containing protein: MSDAEKSGFVARMIGPKKRWRAYRARVAELPGNYRTAVEAVERYLMHFVPIDGDSNVLMFEDLADLFEQAAADGTPVRGIVGDDPAEFVDTFARNYSEGGYVPARARKQLTADIERAAG; the protein is encoded by the coding sequence ATGTCCGATGCAGAGAAGAGCGGTTTCGTCGCCAGGATGATCGGGCCCAAGAAGCGCTGGAGGGCGTACCGGGCGCGCGTCGCGGAGCTCCCCGGGAACTACCGTACGGCGGTCGAGGCCGTCGAGCGGTACCTGATGCACTTCGTGCCGATCGACGGGGACAGCAACGTCCTGATGTTCGAAGACCTCGCCGACCTCTTCGAGCAGGCCGCGGCGGACGGAACGCCGGTCCGCGGCATCGTCGGGGACGATCCGGCGGAGTTCGTCGACACCTTCGCCCGGAACTACTCGGAGGGCGGCTACGTCCCCGCCCGGGCGCGGAAGCAGCTGACCGCCGACATCGAGCGCGCCGCGGGCTGA
- a CDS encoding PadR family transcriptional regulator — MTKLETEMLKGTLEGIILASLAGRPAYGYEITARLRQQGFSDIAEGTIYALLLRMEKRGLVDVEKVPSQKGPPRKVHSLNAQGREYLEEFWRTWSFLTERLEQLREGGK, encoded by the coding sequence ATGACCAAGCTGGAGACCGAGATGCTCAAAGGCACGCTGGAGGGCATCATCCTGGCGTCCCTGGCGGGCCGGCCCGCCTACGGCTACGAGATCACGGCACGCCTGCGGCAGCAGGGTTTCTCCGATATCGCCGAAGGGACCATCTACGCGCTGCTCCTCCGGATGGAGAAACGCGGCCTCGTCGACGTGGAGAAGGTCCCCTCCCAGAAGGGGCCGCCGCGCAAGGTGCACTCCCTCAACGCGCAGGGACGGGAGTACCTCGAAGAGTTCTGGAGGACCTGGAGCTTCCTCACGGAACGACTGGAACAGCTTCGCGAAGGGGGCAAGTGA
- a CDS encoding WD40/YVTN/BNR-like repeat-containing protein, producing the protein MEREGTAVPGTGDDPGGFAEDIVAVHESGGTVHFLLIAYPPGASGNAAGYVFRRPAGRDGPAENILATNDTLRELWCSPAGRVWTASSTGLVWTSAPVSWPGAVAPDLEFDAPEGGVTWHHTALPVQEHNGARPNPTAIWGTSDDDVHLATFGGVLYHFDGRRWTQFHSGAGRPIGVIRGRAADDVYAAGYGSTLLHFDGGTWTPVADPDGPGTNDVLTGIAFGGTGEVYVCGKSRGGRVLCGSAARGFSVLGRYGVPATGIARTGGRLFLTAGRSGVLEVTSEGAGTLRDDLVAWSLAEGEGRIYVTETSGEAAYSEFGLADGRWHRRFY; encoded by the coding sequence ATGGAGAGGGAAGGAACCGCGGTGCCGGGCACCGGCGATGACCCCGGCGGCTTCGCCGAGGACATCGTCGCCGTCCACGAGTCCGGCGGTACGGTGCATTTCCTGCTGATCGCCTATCCGCCCGGCGCATCGGGCAACGCGGCGGGGTACGTCTTCCGGCGCCCCGCCGGCCGCGACGGGCCCGCCGAGAACATCCTGGCCACCAACGACACGCTCCGCGAGCTGTGGTGCTCACCGGCCGGCCGGGTGTGGACGGCGAGCAGCACGGGCCTGGTGTGGACGAGCGCCCCGGTGTCCTGGCCCGGGGCCGTGGCACCGGATCTCGAATTCGACGCCCCGGAGGGCGGTGTGACGTGGCATCACACCGCGCTGCCGGTGCAGGAGCACAACGGGGCCCGGCCCAATCCGACGGCGATCTGGGGGACCTCCGACGACGATGTCCACCTCGCCACCTTCGGCGGTGTCCTCTACCACTTCGACGGCCGCCGCTGGACGCAGTTCCACTCCGGTGCGGGCAGGCCGATCGGGGTGATCCGCGGCCGTGCCGCCGACGACGTCTACGCGGCCGGCTACGGCAGCACCCTGCTGCACTTCGACGGCGGTACCTGGACACCGGTCGCCGACCCCGACGGCCCCGGTACCAACGACGTGCTGACGGGCATCGCGTTCGGCGGCACCGGGGAGGTGTACGTCTGCGGCAAGTCTCGGGGCGGGCGGGTCCTGTGCGGGTCCGCGGCGCGGGGCTTCTCCGTGCTCGGCCGCTACGGAGTACCGGCCACCGGCATCGCCCGCACCGGCGGCCGGCTCTTCCTCACCGCGGGGCGGAGCGGAGTCCTGGAGGTGACGTCCGAGGGCGCCGGGACACTGCGCGACGACCTCGTCGCGTGGTCCCTCGCCGAGGGCGAGGGCCGTATCTACGTCACCGAGACCTCCGGCGAGGCCGCGTACTCGGAATTCGGCCTCGCCGACGGCCGGTGGCACCGCCGGTTCTACTGA
- a CDS encoding helix-turn-helix transcriptional regulator encodes MERSEILEELGDLLARSARGRGAIASVSGSTAMGKTAVLNVLADRASLAGSTVLGVVSTPDERDHPFSGLAQLFHALHTHAPQTGPKDIVLPGGVLPGGVRLGGPGEAVVSPAPGVTHDELVALARQTHRSVAELAARGPLLITVDDVQHTDAATLFCLRYLAQRLPQLPVTLVLTRGTMLLDEQSPRILDDLVYKTSVRRFHLGPLSRDGVRELAASLSPAPPSDRLVAELHRLSMGNPLLVQALVEDRLRAAAESETAQVLAAADDPALRPAPADGPVAGHVFQQVVLTCLHRLGPHAERVARCAALLDRAATTQLLSRLSGIDAELVRRCLRLLTGIGVLDGTRLRHPSMRQALLREMPHDEVTELRHRAAGLLYDDGAPPREVAAHLLNSSPLHEGWVVPVLQEAARQALADGDAAQGLRCLELARDCCSEEAERLSVMSQYAHGQWQLRPAHAAQHFLTLKNPITAGKLASGDALRVAEGMMFYLHFDEALKVVDHQNGDEGAVTALNGTRLLMSSEFLGLLDRPCRPLPKMQLSATSTSEVRARYALARALARGADEDAVAMAEQVLQGSHSPEPWKLDGFQAALMALCYADRLESARKWYEVLVADAGRNAAPGWQGMLEGTGALISLRRGQLADAVRQAETARARLSGRSWNVGSASALAVLVEALTAMGDHEAVVKLLAEEPPQALFLTRAGLHYLYARGRHHLATGKLNMALTDFLGCGTLMQRWNVDTPALAPWRLGAAEVWMRLGDRERAARLVEAQLAAPEAGLARSRGMVLHSLALLQPAVKQPPILLDAFDRLDSSGAWYEAAGVLVDLSRAYQQLGETAVARQTARRAWRLARSCRAESLCQSLLPTKASRVADTRKAAGPVGGLGGDQFSFDRLSESERRVAVLATQGYANREIADRLFITVSTVEQHLTRVYRKLGIRNREQLLDGDHAVAC; translated from the coding sequence GTGGAGCGTTCGGAGATACTCGAAGAACTCGGTGATCTGCTGGCCCGGTCGGCACGCGGCAGGGGCGCCATCGCCTCGGTCAGCGGGTCGACCGCCATGGGCAAGACCGCGGTCCTCAACGTCCTGGCGGACCGGGCTTCCTTAGCGGGCAGCACGGTGCTCGGTGTGGTGAGCACACCGGACGAGCGCGACCATCCGTTCAGCGGGCTGGCCCAGCTGTTCCACGCACTGCACACGCACGCCCCGCAGACGGGGCCCAAGGACATCGTCCTCCCCGGCGGTGTCCTCCCCGGCGGTGTCCGGCTCGGCGGGCCGGGCGAGGCGGTCGTCTCACCGGCGCCCGGGGTGACCCACGACGAACTGGTCGCCCTCGCCCGGCAGACGCACCGGTCCGTCGCCGAACTCGCGGCCCGGGGACCTCTGCTGATCACGGTGGACGATGTCCAGCACACCGACGCGGCCACCCTCTTCTGCCTGCGCTATCTGGCGCAGCGGCTGCCGCAGCTGCCCGTCACGCTGGTGCTGACACGGGGCACCATGCTGCTGGACGAGCAGTCGCCGCGGATCCTGGACGACCTCGTCTACAAGACGAGCGTACGGCGGTTCCATCTGGGGCCGCTCTCCCGCGACGGGGTGCGGGAGCTGGCCGCGAGCCTCTCCCCCGCCCCTCCTTCGGACCGCCTCGTCGCGGAGCTGCACCGGCTGAGCATGGGCAATCCGCTGCTCGTACAGGCGCTGGTGGAGGACCGGCTGCGGGCCGCCGCGGAGTCCGAGACGGCTCAGGTCCTGGCCGCGGCCGACGATCCCGCCCTGCGGCCGGCCCCCGCGGACGGCCCGGTGGCCGGGCACGTCTTCCAGCAGGTGGTGCTCACCTGTCTGCACCGGCTGGGGCCGCACGCCGAACGGGTGGCCCGCTGCGCGGCGCTGCTGGACCGGGCGGCCACCACCCAGCTGCTGAGCCGGCTGAGCGGAATCGACGCCGAGCTGGTGCGGCGCTGTCTGCGGCTGCTCACGGGGATCGGTGTGCTGGACGGCACCCGGCTGCGGCATCCGAGCATGCGGCAGGCGCTGCTGCGCGAGATGCCCCATGACGAGGTGACGGAGCTGCGGCACCGGGCGGCCGGTCTGCTGTACGACGACGGGGCCCCGCCCCGGGAGGTGGCCGCGCATCTGCTGAACTCCAGCCCGCTGCACGAGGGATGGGTGGTTCCGGTCCTTCAGGAAGCCGCCCGCCAGGCGCTGGCGGACGGTGACGCGGCGCAGGGGCTGAGGTGTCTGGAGCTGGCCCGGGACTGCTGCTCGGAGGAGGCGGAGCGGCTGTCGGTGATGTCGCAGTACGCCCACGGCCAGTGGCAGCTCAGGCCCGCCCACGCGGCCCAGCACTTCCTCACGCTGAAGAACCCGATCACGGCGGGGAAGCTGGCGAGCGGTGACGCGCTGCGGGTGGCCGAGGGCATGATGTTCTACCTCCACTTCGACGAGGCGCTGAAGGTCGTGGACCACCAGAACGGCGACGAGGGGGCGGTGACGGCGCTCAACGGTACGCGGCTGCTGATGTCCTCGGAGTTCCTGGGGCTGCTCGACCGGCCGTGCCGGCCGCTGCCGAAGATGCAGCTGTCGGCGACGTCGACGTCGGAGGTGCGCGCCCGCTACGCCCTGGCCCGGGCGCTGGCGCGGGGCGCGGACGAGGACGCCGTCGCCATGGCCGAGCAGGTGCTGCAGGGCAGTCACTCCCCGGAGCCCTGGAAGCTGGACGGGTTCCAGGCCGCGCTGATGGCGCTCTGCTACGCCGACCGGCTGGAGTCCGCCCGTAAGTGGTACGAGGTTCTGGTGGCCGATGCCGGGCGGAACGCGGCGCCGGGGTGGCAGGGGATGCTGGAGGGCACCGGGGCGCTGATCTCGCTGCGGCGCGGCCAGCTGGCCGATGCGGTGCGCCAGGCGGAGACGGCGCGGGCGCGGCTGTCGGGGCGCAGCTGGAATGTGGGCAGTGCGTCGGCGCTGGCGGTGCTGGTGGAGGCGCTGACCGCGATGGGCGATCACGAGGCGGTGGTGAAGCTGCTGGCCGAGGAGCCGCCGCAGGCGCTGTTCCTGACCCGGGCCGGGCTGCACTATCTGTATGCGCGGGGCCGTCACCATCTGGCGACGGGGAAGCTGAACATGGCGCTGACGGACTTCCTGGGCTGCGGCACGCTGATGCAGCGCTGGAACGTCGATACGCCGGCGCTGGCGCCGTGGCGGCTGGGGGCGGCGGAGGTGTGGATGCGGCTGGGTGACCGGGAGCGGGCGGCGCGGCTCGTCGAGGCGCAGCTCGCGGCGCCGGAGGCGGGGCTGGCGCGGTCCCGGGGGATGGTGCTGCACAGTCTGGCGCTGCTGCAGCCGGCGGTGAAGCAGCCGCCGATCCTGCTGGACGCGTTCGACCGGCTGGACAGCAGCGGCGCGTGGTACGAGGCCGCCGGGGTGCTCGTGGATCTGAGCCGGGCCTATCAGCAGCTGGGTGAGACGGCGGTGGCGCGGCAGACGGCACGGCGGGCGTGGCGGCTGGCGAGGAGCTGCCGGGCGGAGTCGCTGTGCCAGTCGCTGCTGCCGACGAAGGCGTCCCGGGTCGCCGATACGAGGAAGGCGGCGGGTCCGGTGGGAGGTCTGGGCGGGGATCAGTTCAGTTTCGACCGGCTGAGCGAGTCGGAGCGGCGGGTCGCCGTGCTCGCCACGCAGGGGTATGCCAACCGGGAGATCGCCGACCGGCTGTTCATCACGGTCAGCACGGTGGAGCAGCATCTGACCCGGGTCTACCGGAAGCTGGGTATCCGCAACCGGGAGCAGCTGCTGGACGGGGATCACGCGGTCGCCTGCTAG
- a CDS encoding KamA family radical SAM protein — protein MMPPPGPSPVQSERFRAFGVRQVDAVAARYPLTPEQVETVRLISQVLPFRVNEYTLSELIDWDRVPDDPMFRMVFPQRGMLSPGDEQLLTVATATGDRQAVAAAVKEIRGRLNPHPSGQQELNVPRIDGSPAPGLQHKYRETVLYFPSQGQSCHSYCTYCFRWAQFVGDADLRFATPRPDVLVRYLREHPEVSDVLVTGGDPMIMGTDRLRDHLEPLLEVGSVRTVRIGTKSLAYWPQRFVTDQDADDVLRLFERVTASGRTLAVMAHFTHPRELGTDVVARALSRIRATGAVVYCQAPLIGRINDDPLVWSSLWRAELAAGAVPYYMFVERDTGPYDYFKVPLAKAAEVFRSAYRTLPGLARTVRGPVMSATPGKVVVDGVEETARGRFFQLRMLQARDPALVGRPFRARYCASAAWLDELEPAEDTAPDIAAAVWGGAPGRARTEGILP, from the coding sequence ATGATGCCGCCGCCGGGCCCCTCCCCCGTCCAGAGCGAACGCTTCCGCGCGTTCGGTGTCCGGCAGGTCGACGCCGTCGCCGCGCGTTACCCCCTCACCCCGGAGCAGGTGGAGACGGTCCGGCTGATTTCGCAGGTGCTGCCGTTCCGGGTCAACGAGTACACGCTGTCGGAGCTGATCGACTGGGACCGGGTGCCCGACGACCCGATGTTCCGGATGGTGTTTCCCCAGCGCGGCATGCTGTCGCCGGGGGACGAGCAGTTGCTGACGGTGGCGACGGCGACCGGGGACCGGCAGGCGGTCGCGGCGGCGGTCAAGGAGATCCGGGGGCGTCTGAACCCGCATCCGTCGGGCCAGCAGGAGCTGAACGTGCCGCGGATCGACGGTTCGCCCGCGCCGGGGCTGCAGCACAAGTACCGGGAGACGGTGCTCTACTTCCCCAGTCAGGGGCAGTCCTGTCATTCGTACTGCACCTACTGTTTCCGGTGGGCGCAGTTCGTCGGGGACGCCGATCTGCGGTTCGCCACGCCTCGTCCGGATGTCCTCGTCCGCTATCTGCGGGAGCATCCCGAGGTGTCCGATGTGCTGGTCACCGGCGGCGATCCGATGATCATGGGTACGGACCGGCTCAGGGACCATCTGGAGCCGCTGCTGGAGGTCGGTTCGGTCCGTACGGTCCGGATCGGCACGAAGTCGCTCGCGTACTGGCCGCAGCGGTTCGTCACCGACCAGGACGCGGACGATGTGCTGCGCCTGTTCGAGCGGGTGACGGCGAGCGGGCGGACGCTGGCCGTGATGGCGCACTTCACCCATCCCCGGGAGCTGGGCACCGATGTGGTGGCGAGGGCGCTGTCCCGGATCCGTGCCACCGGTGCCGTGGTGTACTGCCAGGCGCCGCTGATCGGGCGGATCAACGACGATCCGCTGGTGTGGAGTTCGCTGTGGCGGGCGGAGCTGGCGGCCGGGGCCGTGCCGTACTACATGTTCGTCGAGCGTGACACGGGTCCGTACGACTATTTCAAGGTGCCGCTGGCGAAGGCCGCCGAGGTGTTCCGTTCGGCCTACCGGACGCTTCCGGGGCTGGCCAGGACGGTACGGGGTCCGGTGATGTCGGCCACTCCGGGCAAGGTGGTGGTGGACGGGGTCGAGGAGACCGCCCGGGGCCGGTTCTTCCAGCTGCGGATGCTCCAGGCGCGGGATCCCGCGCTGGTGGGGCGTCCGTTCAGGGCCCGTTACTGCGCGAGCGCGGCGTGGCTGGACGAGTTGGAGCCGGCCGAGGACACTGCGCCGGACATCGCCGCCGCGGTCTGGGGCGGCGCCCCGGGCCGGGCCCGAACCGAAGGGATCCTGCCGTGA
- a CDS encoding pyridoxal phosphate-dependent aminotransferase, which translates to MTVAVHPDRPTPAAPEPRAVPVSRPMSPNLALNQEVAERRAAGEDIVHLGFGESRLPAFGPLVESLVAGAKRNAYGPVQGDAAVREAVAGYFTRRRMPTGPDQVVVGPGSKPLLMALNLVLPGDVVIPRPAWNTYAPQAALAGRRAVGVPIPAGAGGVPDPDELCRVIGAERRAGRDPRTVVLTLPDNPTGSLAPPALVREICEIAEREDLTVVSDEIYRDVVHDPATPFLSPCEVIPHRTVVTSGLSKSLALGGWRIGVARFPGDGPGRMLRDQVLSVASEMWSTLAGPMQEVAAYAFAEPPELRGHLAASARLHGSVARAVHAVLIGAGAVCRPPAGGFYVYPDFEPLRPVLAAKGVVDSPTLARRLLDHGGLAVLAGHLLGDDAGALRFKAATSMLYGDTPVLQWQALHSDTPLALPHVAAGIRRIEEGIGRLVS; encoded by the coding sequence GTGACCGTCGCGGTGCACCCGGACCGTCCGACGCCCGCCGCGCCCGAGCCCCGGGCCGTGCCGGTGTCCCGGCCGATGTCGCCGAATCTGGCGCTCAATCAGGAGGTCGCCGAGCGGCGGGCCGCGGGCGAGGACATTGTCCATCTGGGGTTCGGCGAGTCGCGTCTGCCGGCCTTCGGGCCGCTGGTGGAGAGCCTGGTCGCGGGGGCGAAGCGCAATGCGTACGGCCCCGTGCAGGGCGATGCCGCCGTACGGGAGGCCGTGGCCGGGTACTTCACCCGCCGGCGGATGCCGACCGGTCCGGACCAGGTGGTGGTCGGTCCCGGCAGCAAACCGCTGCTGATGGCGCTCAATCTGGTGCTGCCGGGTGATGTCGTGATTCCCCGGCCGGCCTGGAACACGTATGCGCCGCAGGCGGCCCTGGCGGGCCGGCGGGCCGTCGGGGTACCGATTCCCGCCGGGGCGGGCGGTGTTCCCGACCCGGATGAGCTGTGCCGGGTCATCGGCGCCGAGCGGCGCGCGGGCCGTGACCCGCGGACGGTGGTGCTGACGCTGCCCGACAACCCCACCGGCAGCCTCGCGCCGCCCGCGCTGGTGCGGGAGATCTGCGAGATCGCCGAGCGGGAGGACCTCACCGTCGTCTCCGACGAGATCTACCGGGACGTCGTCCACGACCCGGCGACGCCCTTCCTCAGCCCGTGCGAGGTGATCCCCCACCGGACGGTGGTGACCAGCGGGCTGTCCAAGAGCCTGGCGCTCGGCGGCTGGCGCATCGGGGTGGCCCGCTTCCCCGGCGACGGGCCGGGGCGGATGCTGCGGGACCAGGTGCTCTCGGTCGCCAGTGAGATGTGGTCCACGCTGGCGGGGCCGATGCAGGAGGTCGCCGCGTACGCGTTCGCCGAGCCCCCGGAGCTGCGGGGGCATCTCGCGGCGAGCGCCCGGCTCCACGGCTCCGTGGCGCGGGCGGTGCACGCCGTCCTCATCGGGGCGGGTGCGGTGTGCCGTCCCCCGGCCGGGGGTTTCTACGTCTATCCCGACTTCGAGCCGCTGCGGCCGGTCCTGGCCGCCAAGGGCGTCGTCGACTCCCCCACTCTGGCGCGCCGGCTGCTGGACCACGGCGGTCTGGCCGTCCTGGCCGGGCATCTGCTGGGCGACGACGCCGGTGCGCTGCGCTTCAAGGCCGCCACCAGCATGCTGTACGGGGATACGCCCGTGCTGCAGTGGCAGGCGCTGCACTCCGATACTCCGCTGGCGCTGCCGCATGTCGCGGCGGGGATCCGCAGGATCGAAGAGGGCATCGGCCGTCTGGTGTCCTGA